One genomic region from Hoeflea algicola encodes:
- a CDS encoding alpha-hydroxy acid oxidase has protein sequence MRLKHCHNFQDFRTLAKRRLPSPIFNYIDGAADDEVTYNRNTASFDTCDLIPNVLRGVETVDMSVTVMGQKLDMPIYCSPTALQRLFHHDGENAVAAAAEKFGTMFGVSSLGTVSLKEIREKYKNPQVYQFYFHKDRGLNRAMMESAKEAGVEVMMLTVDSITGGNRERDLRTGFSIPFKLSLAGMAQFAIKPLWGINYVTHPKFALPQLDDHVDMSDGALSIGRYFTEMLDPSMNWDDVAQMVKEWDGQFCLKGIMSVEDAKKAVDIGCTGIVLSNHGGRQLDGSRAPFDALAEIVDAVGHKIDVIMDSGIQRGTHILKALSLGAKAVGGGRFYLYPLAAAGQPGVERALGLMKAEIERDMRLMGCRSVNELSRSNLAFRGIN, from the coding sequence ATGCGGCTTAAGCATTGCCACAACTTTCAGGATTTCCGCACTCTCGCCAAACGCAGGCTGCCCAGTCCAATTTTCAACTATATTGACGGCGCAGCTGACGACGAGGTCACCTATAACCGCAATACGGCGAGCTTCGATACTTGCGATCTGATCCCGAATGTCCTGCGAGGGGTAGAGACCGTCGACATGTCCGTGACAGTCATGGGGCAAAAACTCGACATGCCGATTTATTGTTCGCCAACGGCGCTGCAACGGCTTTTCCATCACGATGGTGAAAATGCGGTCGCAGCAGCAGCAGAAAAATTCGGCACCATGTTCGGCGTTTCGTCTCTCGGCACAGTCAGCCTCAAGGAAATTCGCGAGAAATACAAAAACCCGCAAGTCTATCAGTTCTATTTTCACAAGGACCGCGGCCTGAACCGGGCAATGATGGAAAGCGCCAAGGAAGCTGGTGTTGAAGTCATGATGCTGACTGTCGACAGCATCACCGGAGGCAACAGAGAGCGCGACCTGCGCACCGGTTTTTCGATCCCGTTCAAGCTGTCTCTTGCTGGCATGGCTCAATTTGCCATCAAGCCACTGTGGGGCATCAATTACGTCACCCATCCAAAATTCGCGCTTCCTCAGCTGGATGACCACGTGGACATGAGCGATGGCGCCCTGTCCATTGGACGCTATTTTACAGAAATGCTTGATCCCTCGATGAACTGGGATGATGTGGCTCAGATGGTCAAGGAATGGGACGGTCAGTTCTGTCTCAAAGGCATCATGAGTGTTGAGGATGCCAAAAAGGCAGTCGATATTGGCTGCACGGGCATCGTGCTCTCCAACCACGGTGGGCGGCAACTTGACGGCTCTCGTGCTCCGTTTGATGCACTTGCTGAAATTGTCGATGCGGTGGGACACAAGATTGATGTCATTATGGACAGCGGCATCCAGCGCGGCACCCACATCCTCAAAGCACTTTCGCTCGGTGCCAAAGCTGTTGGTGGCGGGCGTTTCTATCTCTACCCGCTGGCTGCCGCAGGTCAGCCTGGCGTTGAGCGCGCTCTTGGTCTCATGAAAGCTGAGATCGAAAGAGATATGCGTTTAATGGGCTGCCGTTCAGTTAATGAACTTTCACGCTCAAACCTGGCGTTCCGGGGCATCAACTGA
- a CDS encoding SDR family NAD(P)-dependent oxidoreductase — protein sequence MAHLQSVIAKGKVAVVTGAASGIGLAAVRTFAAAGMRVVLVDVNREALAEAVKTVGALANNPASDIVAIETDVSDIEAIGALERAVADRFGAVHLMMNNAGVQPGSSLFGPQANWDVVLNVNLMGIIHGTRAFGPGMMAHGEPAMIINTGSKQGITTPPGDPAYNVAKAGVKAFTEALQHELRNTPECQVSAHLLIPGYVHTALTARGRTEKPAAAWTPEQTVEFMMESLERGDFYILCPDNDVDRATDEKRIAWAAGDIIENRPPLSRWHPDYKAKFEDSLNK from the coding sequence ATGGCTCATCTCCAATCGGTAATTGCCAAGGGCAAAGTCGCGGTGGTGACCGGCGCCGCATCCGGTATCGGCCTTGCCGCGGTCCGGACTTTCGCGGCAGCCGGCATGCGCGTGGTGCTGGTAGACGTCAATCGGGAAGCGCTGGCGGAAGCTGTGAAAACGGTGGGTGCGCTGGCCAACAATCCAGCCAGCGACATTGTGGCGATTGAAACCGATGTCAGTGATATCGAAGCCATCGGCGCGCTTGAGCGTGCCGTTGCCGACCGATTCGGGGCGGTGCACCTCATGATGAACAATGCCGGCGTTCAGCCCGGCAGCAGCCTTTTCGGCCCGCAGGCCAACTGGGACGTGGTGCTCAATGTCAATCTGATGGGGATCATCCACGGAACCCGCGCCTTCGGACCTGGAATGATGGCGCATGGCGAGCCGGCGATGATCATCAATACCGGCTCGAAGCAGGGCATCACCACGCCGCCGGGCGATCCGGCCTATAATGTCGCAAAGGCCGGCGTGAAGGCCTTTACCGAAGCCTTGCAACACGAATTGCGCAATACGCCGGAGTGCCAGGTCAGCGCTCATTTGCTGATTCCGGGCTATGTCCATACGGCGCTCACAGCCAGGGGGCGGACCGAAAAGCCGGCAGCAGCCTGGACCCCGGAACAGACCGTCGAGTTCATGATGGAGAGCCTCGAACGGGGCGATTTCTACATCCTGTGCCCCGACAATGACGTCGACCGCGCCACCGATGAGAAGCGTATCGCCTGGGCGGCGGGCGACATCATCGAAAACCGCCCGCCGCTGTCGCGCTGGCATCCGGATTACAAGGCAAAATTCGAAGATTCCCTGAATAAATAG